One window from the genome of Deltaproteobacteria bacterium encodes:
- the rsgA gene encoding ribosome small subunit-dependent GTPase A, with amino-acid sequence MITKQYKDRIATSNNQHLLQLGWTSHFEAQLGNVRRDEFIPARVVGVMKNTFRINNGKGEWLATASGRLKRQSDCVYPVTGDWVLMADTVISKVLARKNTLSRGAAGTHGKQNGLPQKEQIIAANLDTVFVVCGLDRDFNLRRIERYLTLVYNCGLNPVIILTKADLHQNPERFVTAVEPVAFGVPTHLVSALDCKGLAHLEAYLTSGQTTVMVGSSGAGKSTLVNRLYGKTLQATDSISSRVGKGKHTTTSRDLIMMPQGGMVIDNPGIREIAFWNDDDGIGVAFPEIEHLARECRFSNCSHIHEPGCRILQALTAGEISHDRVENYQKMKRELSYLSNRQRKRSDRVEKERWKEVSLKIKAMKKRKRN; translated from the coding sequence ATGATTACAAAGCAATATAAAGACAGAATAGCAACAAGCAACAATCAGCATCTTTTACAGCTGGGGTGGACTTCCCATTTTGAGGCACAGCTGGGAAACGTCCGCAGAGACGAATTCATCCCGGCCAGAGTTGTCGGGGTAATGAAAAATACCTTTCGTATCAATAATGGAAAAGGCGAATGGCTCGCTACCGCATCCGGAAGGCTCAAGCGCCAATCTGATTGCGTGTATCCGGTTACAGGGGATTGGGTCCTGATGGCCGATACCGTGATTTCCAAGGTCTTAGCGCGGAAAAATACGCTGTCACGTGGCGCTGCAGGCACACATGGCAAACAAAATGGGCTACCGCAGAAAGAACAGATAATTGCGGCAAACCTCGATACCGTGTTTGTCGTTTGCGGACTGGACCGTGATTTTAACCTGCGCCGTATCGAACGATACCTGACCCTGGTATACAACTGTGGCCTGAATCCCGTCATCATTCTGACAAAAGCAGATCTTCACCAGAACCCGGAGCGTTTCGTCACTGCAGTGGAACCGGTTGCCTTCGGGGTTCCGACGCACCTGGTTTCGGCGCTGGATTGCAAAGGGCTGGCTCATCTGGAAGCATATTTAACTTCAGGACAGACCACCGTTATGGTTGGGTCTTCCGGTGCCGGTAAATCCACCCTGGTGAATCGGCTCTACGGTAAGACATTGCAGGCTACCGATTCGATAAGCAGTCGTGTGGGGAAGGGAAAGCACACGACTACCAGCCGGGATCTGATTATGATGCCCCAGGGCGGAATGGTGATTGACAATCCCGGTATCCGTGAAATCGCTTTCTGGAATGATGATGACGGAATCGGTGTCGCCTTTCCGGAGATTGAACATCTTGCCCGAGAATGCCGTTTTTCCAATTGCAGCCATATCCACGAACCGGGTTGCCGAATCCTTCAGGCGTTAACTGCCGGAGAGATTTCGCATGACAGAGTGGAAAATTACCAAAAGATGAAACGTGAGCTGTCCTATCTATCAAACCGGCAACGCAAGCGTTCCGACCGAGTGGAAAAGGAACGTTGGAAAGAGGTGTCGTTGAAAATTAAGGCGATGAAAAAGCGAAAACGCAATTGA
- a CDS encoding YraN family protein yields the protein MTDSKQSVGRKGENVAVRYLKKRGYKILEQNYRTQSGEIDIIAKEKKTLVFVEVKTRRSRSYGSPKFAVTPRKQRSISKAALYYLKLTNQSDAGARFDVVSILDLEGYTEIELVRNAFDLAYP from the coding sequence GTGACGGATAGCAAACAGTCAGTCGGCAGAAAAGGCGAAAACGTTGCCGTGCGATATCTGAAAAAGCGGGGTTACAAGATTCTCGAGCAGAACTACCGGACCCAATCCGGGGAGATCGACATCATCGCCAAAGAGAAGAAGACCCTGGTTTTCGTGGAAGTCAAGACCCGCCGCTCCCGATCATACGGCAGCCCTAAATTTGCGGTCACTCCTCGAAAGCAGAGAAGCATCTCCAAGGCCGCCCTGTATTATCTAAAACTCACCAACCAGAGCGATGCCGGTGCCAGATTCGATGTCGTCAGCATCCTGGATCTGGAGGGGTATACGGAGATCGAGCTTGTCCGCAATGCCTTCGACCTTGCATACCCCTGA
- a CDS encoding ribonuclease HII, translated as MTTDMWAYENAAREKGFKNIAGVDEAGRGPLAGPVVSAAVILPAACDIAGVDDSKKLSHKKRRTLFGEIYRRAVAVGVGVVGPSRIDEINILQASLQSMAMAVACLGQRPDCLLIDGIFEIPAEIHQDPIPKGDAKSVSIAAASIIAKVTRDNMMARYDREFPQYGFAGHKGYPTKAHRAAIAEYGATPIHRRSFKGVKEYV; from the coding sequence ATGACGACCGACATGTGGGCGTACGAGAACGCCGCGCGGGAGAAGGGTTTCAAAAACATCGCCGGCGTCGATGAGGCCGGCCGGGGTCCCCTGGCCGGCCCCGTCGTGTCTGCGGCCGTTATTTTACCTGCCGCTTGCGACATTGCAGGCGTGGATGATTCAAAAAAGTTGAGCCACAAAAAACGGCGGACCCTGTTCGGCGAAATATACCGGCGCGCCGTTGCCGTCGGCGTCGGCGTTGTTGGCCCGTCCCGCATAGACGAAATCAACATTCTGCAAGCTTCCCTCCAATCCATGGCCATGGCGGTCGCCTGCCTCGGTCAGCGGCCGGATTGCCTCCTTATCGACGGCATCTTCGAAATTCCTGCGGAGATCCATCAAGACCCCATTCCCAAGGGGGATGCCAAAAGCGTTTCGATTGCAGCGGCATCCATTATCGCCAAGGTGACCCGGGACAACATGATGGCGCGATACGACCGGGAATTTCCCCAGTACGGGTTCGCCGGGCACAAGGGGTACCCCACCAAGGCCCACCGGGCCGCTATCGCGGAATACGGGGCCACGCCCATTCACCGGCGGAGTTTCAAGGGTGTTAAGGAATATGTCTAA
- the rplS gene encoding 50S ribosomal protein L19, with product MEKIKQLEKEMMRLDLPHFIPGDTVRVHVKIKEGEKERIQAFQGVVISKRKGSTNASFTVRKVSYGVGVERIFPMHSPIIDRIEVITRGRVRRAKIYYLRKLRGKAARIRERRLT from the coding sequence ATGGAAAAGATCAAGCAGTTGGAAAAGGAGATGATGCGCCTGGACCTGCCCCACTTCATTCCGGGCGATACCGTCAGGGTGCACGTGAAAATCAAAGAAGGTGAAAAGGAGCGCATTCAGGCGTTTCAAGGGGTGGTGATCAGCAAGCGCAAGGGGTCCACCAACGCTTCTTTTACGGTGCGCAAGGTGTCTTACGGTGTCGGGGTGGAGCGTATTTTCCCCATGCATTCGCCGATTATTGACCGTATCGAGGTTATTACGCGGGGCCGGGTGCGGCGGGCAAAAATTTACTACCTCCGCAAGCTGCGCGGCAAGGCCGCCAGGATCAGGGAACGCCGCTTAACCTAA